A region from the Sandaracinus amylolyticus genome encodes:
- a CDS encoding serine/threonine-protein kinase has protein sequence MPSLALPTTGLLDEVGPYRVLARLAAGGMSEILLARRAGVAGLERLVVLKRMRPDLVSEPELRDALLDEARIMLGLRHPNVVAVQELACEGDELYLVMEHLRGDNLLALMRAVRAHRSEIDLALAVHVAADVCAGLHAAHELVDDDGAPLHVIHRDVSPQNVFVTFDGEVKLIDFGIARFADRVARTKSGVVKGKFAYMAPEQFSGEPLDRRTDVFAAGVVLHELLTGKRLFARTSDRDMLMAILSDPVPRPSALAQARGIPPALDEICMRALARDRGDRFATAGEMRAALREQLPALDPRLDPRETLSRLTKQVLAPRLAEVDALLRRARRPGPEKVDRKPAPISEPPPRLDPPSVPLELDVAVEERAPEPRHGTRALAFALGAGAGVALAGLALSVLMRAAIPPPAPRTDAAPIESSAPPPVPSPAPIVEPPVPATIRVRIESTPSGATVRIAGEARGVTPLAIELPRGTTPIELALELRGHTTITQTLVPDESQRLLLQLAPRPPRRAPVAPTPTTP, from the coding sequence GTGCCGAGCCTCGCGCTTCCGACGACGGGCCTCCTCGATGAAGTCGGTCCCTATCGCGTGCTCGCGCGGCTGGCCGCGGGTGGGATGTCCGAGATCCTGCTCGCGCGCCGCGCCGGGGTCGCGGGCCTCGAGCGCCTCGTGGTGCTCAAGCGCATGCGGCCCGACCTCGTCTCGGAGCCCGAGCTCCGCGATGCGTTGCTCGACGAAGCGCGCATCATGCTCGGCCTTCGTCATCCGAACGTCGTGGCCGTGCAGGAGCTCGCGTGCGAGGGCGACGAGCTCTACCTCGTGATGGAGCACCTGCGCGGCGACAACCTGCTCGCCCTGATGCGCGCCGTGCGCGCGCACCGCAGCGAGATCGACCTCGCGCTCGCCGTGCACGTCGCCGCGGACGTGTGTGCCGGGCTGCACGCCGCGCACGAGCTCGTCGACGACGACGGCGCGCCGCTGCACGTGATCCATCGCGACGTCTCGCCGCAGAACGTGTTCGTCACGTTCGACGGCGAGGTGAAGCTCATCGACTTCGGCATCGCGCGCTTCGCCGATCGCGTCGCGCGCACCAAGAGCGGCGTCGTGAAGGGCAAGTTCGCGTACATGGCGCCCGAGCAGTTCAGCGGAGAGCCGCTCGACCGGCGCACCGACGTGTTCGCGGCCGGCGTGGTGCTCCACGAGCTCCTCACGGGAAAGCGTCTCTTCGCGCGCACGAGCGATCGAGACATGTTGATGGCGATCCTCTCCGATCCCGTCCCGCGCCCTTCGGCGCTGGCGCAGGCGCGCGGGATCCCGCCGGCGCTCGACGAGATCTGCATGCGCGCGCTGGCGCGCGATCGCGGCGATCGGTTCGCCACGGCGGGCGAGATGCGCGCAGCGCTGCGCGAGCAGCTCCCGGCGCTCGATCCTCGCCTCGATCCACGCGAGACGTTGTCGCGGCTGACGAAGCAGGTGCTCGCGCCGCGGCTCGCCGAGGTCGACGCGCTCCTGCGTCGCGCGCGCCGGCCGGGGCCCGAGAAGGTCGATCGCAAACCGGCGCCGATCTCCGAGCCGCCACCGCGCCTCGATCCGCCGAGCGTGCCGCTCGAGCTCGACGTCGCGGTCGAGGAGCGTGCGCCCGAGCCCCGCCACGGAACGCGGGCGCTCGCGTTCGCGCTCGGTGCGGGCGCCGGCGTCGCGCTCGCAGGTCTCGCGCTCTCGGTGCTGATGCGCGCCGCGATCCCACCGCCGGCACCACGCACCGACGCTGCGCCGATCGAGTCGAGCGCGCCGCCGCCGGTGCCGAGCCCCGCGCCGATCGTCGAGCCGCCGGTGCCCGCGACGATCCGCGTCCGCATCGAGTCGACGCCCTCGGGCGCGACGGTGCGCATCGCGGGCGAGGCGCGCGGTGTGACGCCGCTCGCGATCGAGCTGCCGCGCGGCACCACGCCGATCGAGCTCGCGCTCGAGCTGCGCGGTCACACGACGATCACGCAGACGCTGGTGCCCGACGAGAGCCAGCGACTGTTGCTGCAGCTCGCGCCGCGCCCGCCGCGCCGCGCGCCCGTCGCCCCGACGCCGACCACGCCGTGA
- a CDS encoding DUF7107 domain-containing protein — MPTSRSAFAVALMILATTGCHTYYGCDEDHDDDDRPPVTRRDAGPPDARVADPDAGDASCVVDGDCAPGRRCDEGVCSPADRCESDGDCDAGLVCDHRGTCVPPSGCRGNADCDTGEVCVEGACRPVDDTCANDLECGPDHGCIDNACRPRCDDATDCDAGFECSSGLCVPADECETSAECPDGEHCVDTRCVAPCTDDAACAPGEICTAGWCRPDVSPRPFCTSDADCAAGHPCVDGLCRTTCESGTDEECQRADVHLVTCATTRTGLRLCLTHREASPECVTRSDCDAGEACVDATCR, encoded by the coding sequence ATGCCCACATCTCGCTCTGCGTTCGCCGTCGCCCTGATGATCCTCGCGACCACGGGCTGCCACACCTACTACGGCTGCGACGAGGACCACGACGACGACGATCGTCCGCCGGTCACTCGACGCGATGCCGGACCGCCCGACGCGCGCGTCGCCGACCCCGACGCAGGCGACGCCTCGTGCGTCGTCGACGGCGACTGTGCGCCGGGTCGGCGCTGCGACGAAGGCGTCTGCTCGCCGGCGGATCGATGCGAGTCGGACGGCGACTGCGATGCCGGGCTCGTGTGCGATCACCGCGGGACCTGCGTGCCCCCGAGCGGGTGCCGAGGCAATGCCGACTGCGACACCGGTGAGGTCTGCGTCGAGGGCGCCTGTCGTCCCGTCGACGACACCTGCGCGAACGATCTCGAGTGCGGGCCCGATCACGGCTGCATCGACAACGCCTGTCGCCCCCGCTGTGACGACGCCACCGACTGCGATGCTGGATTCGAGTGCTCGAGTGGGCTCTGCGTGCCTGCCGACGAGTGCGAGACGAGCGCCGAATGTCCCGACGGCGAGCACTGCGTCGACACGCGCTGCGTCGCGCCGTGCACCGACGACGCGGCGTGCGCGCCGGGTGAGATCTGCACCGCGGGGTGGTGTCGCCCCGATGTCTCGCCGCGTCCCTTCTGCACGAGCGACGCGGACTGCGCAGCCGGACATCCGTGCGTCGACGGCCTGTGCCGCACGACGTGCGAGTCGGGCACCGACGAGGAGTGCCAGCGCGCCGACGTGCACCTCGTGACGTGCGCGACGACGCGCACCGGGCTGCGCCTGTGCCTGACGCACCGCGAGGCGAGCCCCGAGTGCGTCACGCGCTCCGACTGCGACGCCGGCGAGGCGTGCGTCGACGCGACCTGTCGCTGA
- a CDS encoding GlxA family transcriptional regulator, with the protein MPSTLAQLVFDGIPDGPVGVALDIVGTASRLARAGLVDAPCTVPRHRIVSVDGAAIRTATKRTLEVDGALARARLGAGDVLVVPGLGMATPKQIAAALERRDVARAIELVARAAARGATIAASCSATFVLAAAGVLDGREATTTWWLAGTFAQRFPRVTLRPDRMVVDADGAITAGSAFAHADLMLAILARTTSPSLAHLVAKYLVLDERDSQARYTVMEHLRVSDPVVLALERFVASNVGRQVTLDEMARATATSPRTLARKVARALGTTPQGFAQRLRIARAVHLLETTQRSVEDVAARVGYADPAAFRRVFRRETGETPRARRARARRDSSHDR; encoded by the coding sequence GTGCCGAGCACGCTCGCCCAGCTCGTCTTCGACGGCATCCCCGACGGCCCGGTCGGCGTCGCGCTCGACATCGTGGGCACCGCGTCGCGCCTCGCGCGGGCCGGGCTCGTCGACGCGCCGTGCACCGTGCCGCGGCATCGGATCGTGTCGGTCGACGGCGCCGCGATCCGCACCGCGACGAAGCGGACGCTCGAGGTCGACGGAGCGCTCGCGCGCGCGCGGCTCGGCGCGGGTGACGTGCTCGTCGTGCCCGGGCTCGGGATGGCGACGCCGAAGCAGATCGCGGCCGCGCTCGAGCGACGAGACGTCGCGCGCGCCATCGAGCTCGTCGCGCGCGCCGCGGCGAGGGGGGCGACGATCGCGGCGTCGTGCTCCGCGACGTTCGTGCTCGCGGCGGCGGGTGTGCTCGACGGGCGCGAGGCGACGACGACGTGGTGGCTCGCCGGGACGTTCGCGCAGCGCTTTCCGCGCGTGACGCTCCGTCCGGATCGCATGGTCGTCGACGCGGACGGAGCGATCACCGCGGGCTCCGCGTTCGCGCACGCGGATCTGATGCTCGCGATCCTGGCGCGCACGACGAGCCCGTCGCTCGCGCACCTCGTCGCGAAGTATCTCGTGCTCGACGAGCGCGACTCGCAGGCGCGCTACACGGTGATGGAGCACCTGCGCGTGTCGGACCCCGTGGTGCTCGCGCTCGAGCGCTTCGTCGCGTCGAACGTCGGACGGCAGGTCACGCTCGACGAGATGGCGCGCGCGACCGCGACGTCCCCGCGCACCCTCGCGCGGAAGGTCGCTCGGGCGCTGGGCACGACGCCGCAGGGCTTCGCGCAGCGGCTCCGCATCGCGCGCGCGGTGCACCTGCTCGAGACCACGCAGCGGTCGGTCGAGGACGTCGCGGCGCGCGTCGGGTATGCGGACCCGGCGGCGTTCCGCCGCGTGTTCCGGCGCGAGACCGGCGAGACCCCACGCGCGCGGCGCGCGCGTGCGAGGCGCGATTCTTCGCACGATCGTTAG
- a CDS encoding dienelactone hydrolase family protein has product METHDDSLDDFERRAITLDGATKTVYVAGAGPAVIVMAEMPGISPHVARFARWVRDAGFTVYMPSLFGRDGAYPDAEQGLAVLERACVSAEFRALAANESSPVTHWLRALARLAHEQCGGPGVGAIGMCFTGNFALTMMLEPSMLAPVLCQPSLPMNDPSGLEIAPGELAGVRDRLEREDLTVLGYRFEGDRFCTAARFAAYRTALGDRFVARVLPTDAASPDPPPFFARVVGCAHSVVTAHLVDAAGEPTVAARDEILSFFAHRLSP; this is encoded by the coding sequence ATGGAGACCCACGACGACTCGCTGGACGACTTCGAGCGGCGCGCGATCACCCTCGATGGCGCGACGAAGACCGTGTACGTCGCGGGCGCCGGGCCCGCCGTGATCGTCATGGCGGAGATGCCGGGGATCAGCCCTCACGTCGCGCGCTTCGCTCGGTGGGTCCGCGACGCGGGCTTCACCGTCTACATGCCGTCGCTCTTCGGGCGCGACGGCGCGTACCCGGACGCCGAGCAGGGGCTCGCCGTGCTCGAGCGCGCATGTGTGAGCGCGGAGTTCCGCGCGCTCGCCGCGAACGAGTCGAGCCCGGTGACGCATTGGCTGCGCGCCCTCGCGCGACTGGCGCACGAGCAGTGTGGTGGGCCGGGCGTCGGCGCGATCGGCATGTGCTTCACGGGGAATTTCGCGCTCACGATGATGCTCGAGCCCTCGATGCTCGCGCCGGTGCTGTGCCAGCCCTCGCTGCCGATGAACGATCCGTCGGGCCTCGAGATCGCGCCGGGCGAGCTCGCGGGGGTGCGCGATCGTCTGGAGCGCGAGGACCTGACGGTCCTCGGCTACCGCTTCGAAGGTGATCGCTTCTGCACCGCCGCGCGCTTCGCGGCGTACCGCACCGCGCTCGGCGATCGATTCGTCGCGCGCGTGCTCCCGACCGACGCGGCGAGCCCCGATCCTCCCCCGTTCTTCGCGCGGGTGGTCGGCTGCGCGCACAGCGTCGTCACCGCGCATCTGGTCGACGCCGCGGGCGAGCCGACGGTCGCGGCGCGCGACGAGATCCTCTCGTTCTTCGCGCACCGCCTCTCGCCGTGA
- a CDS encoding aminopeptidase: protein MSRESEGESPSSDVGVAAQRTVNECLRVAAGETFLVVFGRELAELASAVAAVARAVGAKVETFELTGQPGDEARIAPTLARCDASAFLASYQADIGVRRAMVTMKGKRRHAHLIGLTDAVIRQSLTTDPREMSELGRQLIAHVRPSSTIRVTSPAGTSLVVQTDPANRWHCEHGILEGPGWTNLPAGEVITSPANVEGVFVPDGGVWLTDGSDLGRVATQRLQLRFSKGRLVAAEGADDAARALLEHLDAGQEGRRVGQVTFGINTGVVAPIGVSCQDVKLRGFHMILGYSAPELTGASWNGTRVVQLLQRRASVWIDDVQVLANGRYVLSG, encoded by the coding sequence TTGAGCCGTGAGAGCGAGGGCGAGAGCCCGTCGTCCGATGTGGGCGTCGCGGCGCAGCGCACCGTCAACGAGTGTCTGCGCGTCGCCGCCGGAGAGACGTTCCTGGTCGTGTTCGGACGCGAGCTCGCCGAGCTCGCGAGCGCCGTCGCTGCGGTCGCCCGCGCGGTCGGCGCGAAGGTCGAGACGTTCGAGCTGACCGGACAGCCGGGCGATGAAGCGCGCATCGCGCCGACGCTCGCGCGCTGCGACGCGTCGGCGTTCCTCGCGTCGTACCAAGCCGACATCGGCGTGCGGCGCGCGATGGTCACGATGAAGGGCAAGCGCCGCCACGCGCACCTGATCGGCCTCACCGACGCAGTGATCCGACAGTCGCTCACCACCGATCCTCGCGAGATGTCCGAGCTCGGCCGACAGCTGATCGCGCACGTGCGCCCGTCGAGCACGATCCGCGTCACCAGCCCCGCGGGCACGTCGCTCGTCGTGCAGACCGATCCCGCGAATCGCTGGCACTGCGAGCACGGGATCCTCGAGGGACCGGGTTGGACGAACCTCCCGGCGGGCGAGGTGATCACGTCGCCCGCGAACGTCGAGGGCGTGTTCGTGCCGGACGGCGGCGTGTGGCTCACCGACGGATCGGATCTCGGTCGCGTCGCGACGCAGCGCCTGCAGCTGCGCTTCTCGAAGGGGCGCCTCGTCGCCGCGGAGGGTGCGGACGACGCGGCGCGCGCGCTGCTCGAGCACCTCGACGCCGGGCAGGAGGGCCGCCGCGTCGGGCAGGTCACGTTCGGGATCAACACCGGCGTGGTCGCGCCGATCGGCGTGTCCTGCCAGGACGTGAAGCTCCGCGGCTTCCACATGATCCTCGGCTACAGCGCGCCCGAGCTCACCGGCGCGTCGTGGAACGGCACGCGCGTCGTGCAGCTCCTGCAGCGTCGCGCGAGCGTCTGGATCGACGACGTCCAGGTGCTCGCGAACGGGCGCTACGTGCTCTCGGGCTGA
- a CDS encoding LysR family transcriptional regulator, translated as MEWDDLRYVLAIARDGTLSRAAASLGVSHTTVARRVRAIEQTLGVRLFDQTPDGFVATAAGRDVAAVAERMESDVLSLEGRVLGRDERLQGALRVATMDILFRRYQGVLASFMTRYPSVELTVVVNDREVSLARREADVALRMTSAPPEHLVGRRIGRVEFAVYGSKALVEHMGPDAGYAEYPWIHWDERMNMTWLDAWLAARAPGARIAMRVDASSMVMRQAIAAGIGVHFLATFDGDSDPALRRIGAIAPEFQRDVWLLTLPDLRGTSRVRAFLDHVARDQPEST; from the coding sequence GTGGAGTGGGACGACCTCCGATACGTGCTCGCCATCGCGCGCGACGGAACGTTGAGCCGCGCCGCCGCGAGCCTCGGCGTGAGCCACACGACCGTCGCGCGACGCGTGCGCGCGATCGAGCAGACGCTCGGGGTGCGGCTCTTCGATCAGACGCCCGACGGATTCGTGGCGACCGCGGCGGGACGCGATGTCGCCGCGGTCGCGGAGCGCATGGAGAGCGACGTGCTCTCGCTCGAGGGCCGCGTGCTCGGCCGCGACGAGCGCCTCCAGGGCGCGCTTCGCGTCGCGACGATGGACATCCTCTTCCGCCGCTATCAGGGCGTGCTCGCGTCGTTCATGACGCGCTATCCGAGCGTCGAGCTGACGGTCGTGGTGAACGATCGCGAGGTCTCGCTCGCGCGCCGCGAGGCCGACGTCGCGCTGCGCATGACGAGCGCGCCGCCCGAGCACCTCGTCGGGCGCCGCATCGGACGCGTCGAGTTCGCGGTCTACGGCAGCAAGGCGCTCGTCGAGCACATGGGCCCCGACGCGGGATACGCGGAGTACCCGTGGATCCACTGGGACGAGCGCATGAACATGACGTGGCTCGACGCGTGGCTCGCGGCGCGTGCGCCCGGCGCCCGCATCGCGATGCGCGTCGACGCGAGCTCGATGGTGATGAGGCAGGCGATCGCCGCCGGGATCGGCGTGCACTTCCTCGCGACGTTCGATGGCGACTCCGATCCCGCGCTGCGCCGCATCGGCGCGATCGCGCCCGAATTCCAGCGCGACGTGTGGCTGCTGACGCTCCCCGATCTGCGCGGCACCAGCCGGGTGCGCGCGTTCCTGGATCACGTCGCGCGCGATCAGCCCGAGAGCACGTAG
- a CDS encoding NAD(P)-dependent alcohol dehydrogenase, which translates to MRDEYGTPDVIALREIERPAPGDDEVLIRVRASSVNPADWILLTGRPYPVRLVAGLFRPKKRVLGMDVTGEVEAVGKNVTRFRPGDEVFGEVGSAYAEHVCAHQDRIAIKPKALSFEEAAAVPVAAMTALQGLRDAARVRAGHAVLINGASGGVGTFAVQIAKSLGAEVTGVCSGRNAEMVRSIGADHVVDYAREDFTRTAARYDAILDLVGSRSISDCRRALRPTGTYVSSVGRLGWSLKALFASVGSSGRARVLTSSPNAADLDVLRSSIDERTIAPVIDQRYPLSDVAEALRRQGEGHARGKSVVTV; encoded by the coding sequence GTGCGAGACGAGTACGGAACGCCCGACGTGATCGCGCTGCGCGAGATCGAGCGGCCGGCGCCGGGCGACGACGAAGTGCTGATCCGCGTGCGCGCGTCGTCGGTGAATCCCGCGGACTGGATCCTATTGACCGGCCGGCCGTACCCGGTGCGCCTGGTCGCGGGGCTGTTTCGCCCGAAGAAGCGTGTCCTGGGGATGGACGTCACGGGCGAAGTGGAGGCGGTCGGCAAGAACGTCACTCGGTTCCGTCCGGGCGACGAGGTGTTCGGAGAGGTCGGGAGCGCGTACGCCGAGCACGTCTGTGCGCACCAGGATCGGATCGCGATCAAGCCGAAGGCCCTGTCGTTCGAGGAGGCCGCGGCCGTGCCGGTCGCGGCGATGACCGCGCTGCAGGGGCTGCGCGACGCTGCGCGCGTACGCGCCGGCCACGCGGTGCTGATCAACGGCGCGTCGGGCGGAGTGGGCACGTTCGCGGTGCAGATCGCGAAGTCGCTCGGCGCCGAGGTCACGGGCGTGTGCAGCGGTCGCAATGCGGAGATGGTGCGCTCGATCGGCGCCGATCACGTCGTGGACTACGCGCGAGAGGACTTCACGCGCACCGCGGCGCGATACGACGCGATCCTCGATCTGGTGGGCAGTCGGTCGATCTCCGACTGCCGCCGTGCGCTGCGCCCGACTGGCACCTACGTCTCGTCGGTCGGTCGACTCGGGTGGTCGCTGAAAGCGCTCTTCGCGTCGGTCGGATCGAGCGGGCGAGCACGGGTGTTGACGTCGAGCCCGAACGCCGCGGATCTCGACGTGCTGCGAAGCTCCATCGACGAACGAACGATCGCTCCGGTGATCGACCAGCGTTATCCGCTGAGCGACGTGGCCGAGGCGCTGCGCCGTCAGGGCGAAGGTCACGCGCGCGGGAAGTCGGTCGTCACGGTGTGA
- a CDS encoding outer membrane beta-barrel protein — translation MARICAGVAFATALLCACLASAQVDAAARPAVETSEPATVERDEDSPEPFTIGGWVEAYYAFNFNEPSNGITDLRGFDNRHNSFNLSNVVLDAQWDWEGVNGRITLQWGSTPATYYLSETTGPSLGSGVGAQSIELWQFVQQAFVGYRIPVGTGLNVQAGLFLHPIGVESMAVKDDWLYSRTNLFFGYPFYHTGFRISYEVIPGLGLNLWLVNGWNTVLDDNDEKTVIAHATFDLGERFTGAFSYTTGVERPDGAPEGRAWRHTFDLNGTVALTEWLALQGQATGGFEPNAFGTSGYAAGMLAVRVSVIEWLSFAARGDFFWERVASDASGTASPIFWPVEWVSSATIGADVHPHDHVSLRLEYRHDEAAGDAYFAGEVIGNGTTEPFVRNAASQNTITVGATAWF, via the coding sequence ATGGCTCGGATCTGCGCGGGCGTGGCATTCGCGACCGCCCTGCTGTGCGCGTGTCTCGCGTCGGCGCAGGTCGATGCGGCCGCACGCCCAGCCGTGGAGACCTCCGAGCCGGCGACGGTCGAGCGCGACGAGGACTCGCCGGAGCCGTTCACGATCGGCGGCTGGGTCGAGGCGTATTACGCGTTCAACTTCAACGAGCCGAGCAACGGAATCACCGATCTCCGCGGCTTCGACAATCGACACAACAGCTTCAATCTGTCGAACGTCGTCCTCGACGCGCAGTGGGATTGGGAAGGCGTCAATGGCCGGATCACGCTCCAATGGGGCTCGACGCCGGCGACGTATTATCTCTCGGAGACCACCGGGCCGAGCCTCGGCAGCGGCGTCGGCGCCCAGAGCATCGAGCTGTGGCAGTTCGTCCAGCAGGCGTTCGTCGGATATCGAATCCCCGTCGGGACGGGGCTGAACGTCCAGGCCGGGCTGTTTCTCCACCCGATCGGTGTGGAGTCGATGGCGGTCAAGGACGACTGGCTCTATTCGCGAACGAACCTGTTCTTCGGATATCCGTTCTATCACACGGGATTTCGGATCTCCTACGAGGTGATTCCCGGACTCGGCCTGAATCTCTGGCTCGTGAACGGTTGGAACACCGTGCTCGACGACAACGACGAGAAGACGGTGATCGCGCACGCGACGTTCGATCTCGGCGAGCGCTTCACCGGCGCGTTCTCGTACACGACGGGCGTCGAGCGCCCCGACGGAGCGCCCGAAGGGCGCGCGTGGCGACACACGTTCGATCTGAACGGCACGGTGGCGCTGACGGAGTGGCTCGCGCTCCAGGGCCAGGCCACCGGCGGATTCGAGCCCAACGCGTTCGGCACGAGCGGATATGCGGCGGGCATGCTCGCAGTGCGGGTGTCGGTGATCGAGTGGCTCTCGTTCGCGGCGCGCGGCGACTTCTTCTGGGAGCGCGTCGCGAGCGACGCGAGCGGGACGGCATCGCCGATCTTCTGGCCCGTCGAGTGGGTCTCGTCGGCGACGATCGGCGCGGACGTCCACCCGCACGATCACGTCTCGCTCCGACTCGAGTACCGACACGACGAGGCGGCGGGTGACGCGTATTTCGCGGGCGAGGTGATCGGCAACGGCACGACCGAGCCGTTCGTGCGGAACGCCGCGTCGCAGAACACGATCACCGTCGGCGCGACCGCGTGGTTCTGA
- a CDS encoding LysR family transcriptional regulator, whose product MSAAHGSIRRLDLNLLLTFEAIDGERNLTRAASRLFVSQSAVSHALARLRAQLGDELFVRHGRGVVPTEAAERLAPAVREALAILRHALEPHDFDPARDVARVALAVHDELEPAVLPALAARVRAHAPDATIECVRLDRASIEQELGSGRLDLVVDVARAAGPELRHALLARDSFCVVSRRRRVLDAKKYLAARHVTVSSRRSGSSMEDLLLDRLGHERVVVARCQRYEAACRIVAGSDLLLTAPRLHAQSIARRLELALLPVPLPLPPIELHVYWHRHADTDARNRWLRARLLEGIERPTSARRR is encoded by the coding sequence ATGAGCGCTGCTCATGGCTCGATCCGACGCCTCGATCTCAACCTGCTGCTCACGTTCGAGGCGATCGACGGCGAGCGGAACCTGACGCGCGCGGCGTCGCGCCTCTTCGTGAGCCAGTCCGCGGTGAGCCACGCGCTGGCGCGTTTGCGCGCGCAGCTCGGGGACGAGCTCTTCGTGCGTCACGGTCGCGGCGTCGTGCCCACCGAGGCGGCGGAGCGTCTCGCACCGGCGGTGCGCGAAGCGCTCGCGATCCTGCGCCACGCCCTCGAGCCGCACGACTTCGATCCCGCCCGCGATGTCGCGCGGGTCGCGCTCGCGGTGCACGACGAGCTCGAGCCCGCGGTGCTCCCCGCGCTCGCGGCGCGGGTCCGCGCGCACGCGCCCGACGCGACGATCGAGTGCGTGCGGCTCGATCGCGCGAGCATCGAGCAAGAGCTCGGATCGGGCAGGCTCGATCTCGTCGTCGACGTCGCCCGCGCAGCGGGCCCCGAGCTCCGGCACGCGCTCCTCGCGCGCGACAGCTTCTGCGTGGTGAGCCGGCGGCGGCGTGTGCTCGACGCGAAGAAGTACCTCGCCGCGCGGCACGTCACGGTCTCGTCGCGCCGCAGCGGATCGTCGATGGAGGATCTGCTGCTCGATCGGCTCGGGCACGAGCGTGTCGTGGTGGCGCGCTGCCAGCGCTACGAGGCGGCCTGTCGGATCGTCGCGGGGTCGGATCTGCTGCTCACCGCGCCGCGCCTGCACGCGCAGTCGATCGCGCGGCGGCTCGAGCTCGCGCTCCTGCCGGTCCCGTTGCCGCTGCCGCCGATCGAGCTGCACGTGTACTGGCACCGCCACGCGGACACCGATGCGCGCAACCGGTGGCTCCGCGCTCGGCTGCTCGAGGGCATCGAGCGCCCCACGTCCGCGCGTCGCCGCTGA